The DNA sequence CATTGGCCATTGGAATACCTCTTGTGCTTGCCCTAATTTGGGGAATGTTTGCCGTACCCAATGATTCAAGCCGTTCAGGTGCTGCACCCATTGTTACGCCCGGTCTCGTTCGCTTGCTTATTGAATTGTGCTTTTTTGCCCTTGCCAGCTGGTCTCTTTATGATATGGGAATGACAAAGGTGGGTTTGGCTTTTGGGTTAATTGTAATCCTGCACTACACCATTTCCTACGACCGAATCCTGTGGCTTTTGTCGCAGTAGAGGCTTTCATAAACTTTTGTGCTTAATGGTTTGCAATCTTTGCGGCTTTGCGGCT is a window from the Chitinophagales bacterium genome containing:
- a CDS encoding YrdB family protein; its protein translation is MASHPINLALRFLLEITALVSVGMWGWRQSEGWLRYALAIGIPLVLALIWGMFAVPNDSSRSGAAPIVTPGLVRLLIELCFFALASWSLYDMGMTKVGLAFGLIVILHYTISYDRILWLLSQ